The Musa acuminata AAA Group cultivar baxijiao chromosome BXJ2-5, Cavendish_Baxijiao_AAA, whole genome shotgun sequence genomic interval GCAATGTGCCGGCGCCAAGAAAAGAGACGCCGAAACTTGCCATGCAGATTTCTAGAGAGTTAATCCTCGAGGAAAAGAACCTGGAAAGTGAGTTTGAAGTGTTCCGAAAGCTGGCTGCGATGGGATCAGAAAAGATGGGTTCCAAAATACTCTCCCTGGCAGCCATGGACGAACTGTTTGGCAAAACAGCAGGGCAGATCGCGATTGAGGGAGTTGCGTCCGCCATAATAAGCGGCAGGAACAAGGAAGGAGCAAGCTCCAGTGCGGCCAGGACAATCACAACAGTTAAGAAGATGGCAGCAGCAATGAACGAGGGAAGGAAGGAGAGAATCTCGACAGGAATCTGGAATGCGAACGAGAAACCAGTCACTGTGGACGAGATCTTGAGCTTGTCATTGCAGAAGATGGAGGCCATGGCAGTTGACGCACTCAAAATCCAGGTAGAGatgacagaagaagaagaagaagctcactTCGATGCTGCCCCTCTTATGGAATCTAATGACTCCAGCAACCCACTGGAATCGGCCATTTCACCTGAGGATTGGTCCAGAGCCTGCAGTGCAAAGGATAATGTCATGATGTTAGTGGTGGTTCAGCTGAGAGATCCATCAAGGAGTTATGAAGCAGTCGGAGCTCCCATGATAGTTGTGGTGAAAGCGGTAGCATCGGATGATGGACAAGGAAACAACGATAGGAGGTTTAAGTTGACGAGTCTTCATGTAGGAGGTCTTAAGTTGAGCTCCAACAGAAAGAGTGTAGGCGACGGGGAGAAGCAGAGATCGACTGCCATGCAATGGCTTGCAGAGAACGGGCTGGCGAAGGCAGGGAGAAGAACAAAGCGGACGCAAGCAAAGAGGAGCCAAGATGTGGTCTGGAGCATATCTTCGAGGTGCTCAGCGGGCATATGGCTCTTGCCTGTTCGCAACCCAAATGTGAAGGCTCTGAGCAATAATTTATAGGTACTTGTCGTGATTCCATTGACATATGTATGCTCTCTTTAAGATTAATGTAGTAATATGATCAGAGCCCACTGCTCAAGAGAATCACAGTTTctgatattgaaaaaaaaaaggaaaaaaactaaGCAAAGATGAAAACAAGGTTGGATGATTGTTCGCAGGTATTGAAGACCGAATAAAATGGACAATTTTTAGGATATTAGTATGTTaaagttgaaaagaaaaaaaagaagaattacATATATTGAGTGTATTTGGgaacatatttgaaatgtgtaatgagagtctaatacatatttcaaatgtgaattggtatttaatatttttttaaaaatttatacttTGTTTGGATTATGCATTTCAAATACTCAAAATTTAACACTTATAcgatactaatataattttaaaaaattttaaagtacCTTATGACATATCTAAAATCAAGTATTGCAAACATAATATAGTAAGAAATCATGATTTATGTCTTATATAAGggtgaattttatttattttcaattttttttcatttagatgattttattatttatttattatatatttagatcatattaattttttaaattttagcaTTTACGAGATGctaatgttgttttttttttatttttaaagtacCTTATAACATTATCTAAAATCAAAGACTATCATGATTTATATCTTAAATAAgtttgaattttatttatttttaaatttattttatatacatttatatgcttatattatttatcaaatatatatttatatcatattattttttgtatatatatatatatatataaattaaaaatatatagttacttttgagtaaatattaaaaatattaaacggatcaatttatcacataatattcaatGGACATTTAAAATATAATGTGTTAATGCACATTTAAAGCATTCCAAAATTATATATTCACTCaggtattattttttaaatatacgttaaaaatataaatatattcccaaaaatcaatcatcatcatcttaAGTGGAGAACGCGTGACATCCTGTGCATACAGGTGTAATAAGGATGAATTAAGTTGAATGGGTCACATTTGAGATCAAATAAGGTTTAATATGTGTCTTAATATTTGCGCGCTCGGAGACTTGCATATATACGATTATGAGTTGGCTTCTCAACTTAATTTTGTGTGAGGAGTTATCTCAAAATTGTCATCATAAGAATGTCCAAGTCTATGTGCATTGTTCATGAAAAAAAGACGTGGTCTTGCGTGTCTCCTTCTCGTTTCAAACTTTTACGAATTCAAAGTCTTTCGTCGGGATAGACTATACAATTATTATAAAATCATAATCGACAAATGAAGGTTCTGACGCAGTCAATTATGAGACGGGTAAGACTTATGAACGGGTAAGACTAACTAGTTAATGGTGATGGATAATCTTTTCAAATAGAAAGGGGTTATCGTGTCAAAAATCCCATGCTTCTATCCCAAATATGAAACCCAAAGTCGACCATGGAAGTCCAATTCCACCTTGGTAGttggttcatgccctttcatgtaccTTTAAAGAATCAGAGTTCCACCAACAGAGCTTTCATGACTCTTGTGGCAAGAGATTTGGTAAAACAAAAGTCATCTCATCCTAGCTTTGCCCGAGAATGTCGCAAACTAATTTATTTTATTGTTTTCTGCGTGAACTTGTTGGAGATATAGTTCTGTCGGGCTGCGGCCAGCCTTGATCATGATATCGTTCCAGGATCCATAAGCTTTCCATCTACCTTTAGCTTCTCGTTAGCGTTCttcctcctcggctgcatgtcaaCTCCACTTGCTATGCTGTCTTCCAACCCAGTGACCTGGTGCTTCACTGTGGTGCTCACCGTCCTCTGTGTTATGTCAAAAATCTATAGCCTAGAGTTCGGCTATGCAAACTTTCTGAAGGAGAACTACGGTGATTTCATCTTCACCGACGGTTCAAGCATCGGTGATGGCGCTCTGCAGATCACGCCAAACTCAGGCAACCCAACATACCAATCTGGGAGAATCCTTTACAAGGAAACATTCAAGCTTCGCAGAAGCAACCGGTCGACCCTTACCTCGATCGACACTACCTTCGTGTTCAACATACGCCCGTTGACTCGACCGGGAGGGGAGGGCTTGGCATTCATTCTCACAAACAATCCGGCGCTCCCGAGCAACAGCGGCGGGCAGTGGCTCGGAATAGTCAACGATCAAACCAATAATAAGATCGCGAACCACATCATTGCAGTAGAATTCGACACAAGGAAGAGCTACCCCCAGGATCTCGATGACAACCATATCGGCCTCGATGTCAACGGTATCATATCCAAAGCTCAGTTGTCGTTTGGATCTACTAATATTAACATTTCAAGTGGCTCTGATATAGTAGTCAACCTCCAATTTGATGCCATATCAAACTTGGTTAAAGTTAAAGCTTCCACGTTCAACGAAACAGTGCGGGGAAcctatattttttactttttgtCCTATGTTGATCTGTCAAATTATCTATCGGAGGATGTTTGGGTGGGATTCTCTGCATCCACCGGCAATCTCACTCAACTGAATCAGATAAAGTCATGGTATTTCAGAACATCGACATCGACATAACTGGAACGGAGCAGTTAATGTGGTTGCTTGCAATGCTGATTCTGTTGCCTGTTGCTGCTGCTTGCTTATAATGGTGGAAGAAAAGGATGATAGCGATATCAAATAAAGATTTCTTACAAGGAAATCTCGTAGTTGAGGAAAATCTTTCCTTCCCACATGTATAAATAAGATATTGTACCCAACTAGTTTATCAATACTTTTCATCACTATAATTCAActtatcatggtatcaaagtTGTCTTAGACCAAGATTTATCCTTCCTTCATCACTGATCGTTGCTCCATCCTCCAACGACTTCAACCGAAGCTGTTGTCAAATCCACCATCAGGCTCAGGTGCAGTGCCACCAACAACTAGCCATTTAAGCCGCAGCTCCAATGGCGAAGCCATCAGACAACCTCCAAAGTCCTCGAGCTCTACTGTCACACCAGCACCTACGAGCAGCGACGCTACCCCTCTCCGCCTGTCAAGAGACGCTGCTGCTGAAATCTTGGGCTGCAACCTGGTGCCAACACCTTTCGTAGATCGAATAAAATGGACATTTTTTAGGATATTAGTATGTTAAAGTTGAAAAGaacgaaaaagaagaaatatatatatattaagtgtATTTGGGAATATATTTGAAATGTGCAATTAGAATCtaatacatatttcaaatatgaattggTATTTAATAATTTATGTAAAATCGTATTTTGTTTGGATTCTGCATTGCAAATACTCAAACTTTAACACTTATaggatgctaatataatttttaaaatttttaaagtaCCTTATGACATTATCTAAAATCAAGTATTGCAAACATAATAtagtaaaaaatcatgatttatgtcTTATATAAAGGGTGACTTTTATTTATTTGCAATTTTTGTATTTCATTTAgatgattatattatatatttattatatatttagatcatattaattttttaaattttagcaTTTACGAGAtgctaatgtaatttttttaaaatttttaaagcaCCTTATAACATTATCTAAAATCAAAGACTATCACGATTTATATCTTATATAAGtttgaattttatttatatttaaattttattttatattcatttatatgcttatattatttattgattatatatttatatcatattatttttttttgtaaaattacatatatatatatttaaattaaaaatatatagttaCTTTtgactaaatattaaaaatattaaacggattaatttatcacataatattcaatTGACTTTTAAAATTTAATGTGTTAATGCACATTTAAAGCATTCCATAATTATATATTCACTcaggtattttttttaaatatatgttaaaaatataaatatatttctaaaaatcaatcatcatcctaAGTGGAGATCATGTGACATCCTCTATATACAGGTGTAATTAGGGTGAATTAAGTTGAATAGGTCATATTTGAGATCAAATGAGGTTTAATATGTGCCTTAATATTTGCACGTCTCCAATGAGACTTGGCATATATACTATTATGAGTTAGCTTCTCTACTTAATTTTGTGTGAGGAGTTCTCTCAAAATTATCATCACAAGATTGTCCAAGTCGTATGTGCATTGTCATTGGAAAAAAAAATGTGGTCTTGTGTGTCTCTTTCTCGTTTCAAACTTTTACGAATTCAAAGTCTTTCATTGGGATAAACTATACAATTATTACAAAATCATAATCGACAAATGAAGGTTCCTGACCCGATCAATTATGAGATACGAGCAACATCACGATAATTCATTCTTCGTTTCGAACGACGTTGACTTATGAACGGGTAAGATTAAATAGTTAATGGTGATGGATAATCTTTTCAAATAGAAACGGGTTATCGTGTCAAAAATCCCATGCTGCTATCCCAAATATGAAACCCAAAGTCGACCATGGAAGTCCAATTCCACCTTGGTAGGTGGTTCAGAGTTCCACCAACAGAGCTTTCATGACTCTTGTGGCAAGAGATTTGGTAAAACAAGAGATTTCGGCTTAAGGAGCTCAAAGATGCAACTGCAAACTTCGATCCCAACAGGGAGCTCGGCAAAGGGGGTTTCGGAACAGTCTATCGAGGTTGTCTGAAATGGCAGGGCTTCAACAAGGACGTGGCTGTTAAGAGAATCTTGAGTAATTCACATGGAGGAGACAGAGAATTCATCGCCGACGTGACCGCGATCAGTCAGCTCCGTCACCGGAACCTCGTGGAGTTGATGGGGTGGTGCCACGAGGACGACGAGCTACTCCTGGTGTACGAGTTCTTGAATAGAGGAAGCTTAGATAATTACCTATTTGGAGCGGGAAGAGCGACGGCGGAGTTCCCTATCCTGAACTGGGAGAGAAGATACAATATATTATGTGGGGTGGCCTCTGCTCTGGACTATCTTCACCATGGAAGCAGAAACAGGGTGCTTCACCGGGACATCAAGGCGAGCAATGTCATGCTGGATCACCAATACACTCCTAGGCTGGGGGACTTCGGTCTGGCGAGAGTCATCGAACGTGACGGCAAATCCCACCACTCCACTGTTGCACTGGCTGGAACTCGAGGCTACATGGCCCCCGAGTGCTACTTCACAGGTCGGGCCAGCGTTGAGACTGATGTATATCCATTTGGAGTGTTCGCCATGGAGGTATCATGCGGCAGAAGGCCAGGTAATCCTGTTCCGTATTGTTAtcgttgttagtgtaaacaactttatgtcgtggcctcggggccgacgtggcttggttcgggtccgaatgcatAGGGATCTTGCGTGGCGTTCCTCGGGACAGCTGGGGTGGCCGGTTACGATGGTCCGGGCGGGACGTTACGTGGGGAGTGAAGCTTTTCCGCGGCGCTGGGAAGATGCAACCTCACCCTTGTACCTGcaaacaggtcgggtcggaagctcagcccgacccctccgacgatcaagttagatgatgtggaaggaGTTTTTTGGTAAAGAAGTGTCCCCCCCCccctcgtttagaactcgggggtatttatagggcagtttagtattacctgatgtgcctgcctgcaggaggcaggatcgtacctctgatgacgtctgacatcgCCCTTGtcattgcgtggagaaccgagctgccgcagggtatgggcgtgcctcggtggtcgttctcctctgcctcgATCGAGCGCGTTGGGTCAAGCAACGATGAAGTCTtcgtctgagagcgggtgacgtcagcgcCCATCGTgtcggcattattgccctctttCGGGCAGAGTGTCATCCAGCCatggctgacgtcgtggcgcgtcatgtcgccattattaccctcatcatatttccCCCctgaagaagctatgcgtcggtcattGCAAtagggggagtccgaggcatggctttgtcCTTTGGTGGCGTAGTAGTCTTAGGCGACATGAGGTCGAGCACGTCTCAGGCGGCTAGGCTGCGGCGAGGGAGGTGGTTTCGAGGGAGGCCCCGGTGGACGTCGAGGTCGGTCTTCCTCGGAAGAAGGCGAGGGTTCTTTTGAGCGAGGTCTCTGGGGCGACCACGATCCAGCTGGCAGGGGCCGTCGTCGTGCCGGCGGGCCACGCCGGGGGGAGCCCTGGGAGAGGCGAACTGGCACCAGTAGAGAGGCAATGGGGGAGGCTCCTCGAGGCCCCTCCATCCGCGAACTTTGCCATCTTCCGACCGGGGGGGAGGACGAGCCTTATCAGATGCGGGTGATGGGTGATCTCCCGCGAGGCGAGGCCTCCGACCCGCTGGTGGCCCGCTTAGAAGGCCTCTCCCGAGGCAGCCGGGTGTGGGCCGAGGGGGATTTTGCAGCCGAGTTCGTCCGCGGAGGGCttcatcccgacatagctcgggattTGTATACTCTGCCCTCCGAggttcttcttggcaagtttgccAAGTCTGCCAAGTCGTTGCTATGGGTAAGTGTTATTCCACCTTGTTGTATGTGCCTGGATGGTTTTTGTCCTGACTTGTTCGTCTGTAGGGTAATCATTACGCCGTGGCGCTGATGGACCGCGTTTGCGACGCGGGGCGAATCATTGCCGTCCTAAGTGGCCGCAACGCCGAGCTCCGGAAACAGGTGGACGAGGTCCGCGCCGGGGGGGCTCCTGAGGCGTTCACGGCGGCTGAGCAGCGCGCCGCAGATTCGGATGCGGAGGCAGCGCGCCTTCGATCCGAGCTCCAAGCATCCGAGGAGCGAAATATGGAGCTTCAGACGCATCTGAAGGCGTCTGTGGCCGAAGCTCGTTCGGCGAGGGGGGATTCGTTGGAGTTAATCCGACGTCTGGAGGAGGCGCGCGCCGAGGCGTGGGGGGCTTCCGAGGCACTTGACGCCGAGATCCGCCAAAGGCCGGAAAAGGACAAGAGgttgatcgaggactacaaaggTTCCTCGGGCTTTCAGCTTGGCCTTGTTCGGACTGGGCGGGTCTCGTACGAATATGGGTACCGGATTGCCCTTGCCCATTTTAAGGGGCGCCACCCTGATTTGGAGGTCGCTGAGGACCCCTTTGACTCTCTTCCTGAAGACATGAGCGTCGACATGCCGGACGAGGTCCCTTTTGATGACAGCCCCGACGCTCCTGAGGAATAAATATCGACGCATCTGTACTTTTTCTTTATTGTCTTGTCGTTCGGGAGTTTGATTACTGATGTAATGTGCTTCCTGAATGAATGCAGTCTTTTTCTTTTCCCCAGTTTGTTTGCTTGTGTCTTCTGATGTCGCAATACAATTATGACTTTTGCCAAGTCTCCATTCACGGAAAGAACTTTTTGAGGTTTTGTGTGTTCCAAGTCCTTGGAAaagtgtcatggacaaacttttaaacaggatgtttgatgtaatgcttatgtatgtccgtgtcttttggtatgttcatgccttgtacaacatgtagggggacgaccgaaggctaaatagtcccattttagttgggttggtggcctctttaggcttgtaaataaaggttgtatcacgtggacacgtacgagagattctcggtctataatgtatcattttaccctttgttgtgcaactgttcagagcttgtaaagtctgtttgtaatttgcattgtctatgaagtgtttttcggagatgtttgcttgtggatcccgattgaggcgttctatctaacccgttctcttttttgttggtcctaagggacaatgggaggcttcggggaggctgacctttgcgaacggacacgcaagggtgtcgcacgacttaggcaaaaccaggtaagtccgtgacagatggtatcagagcgggacaagcactcatagaaacacttagcatgcaaacgtgggggacctatcggagctgcgttgagggcagtcaacacacgcgcgaccatttgggggaaaacgggcatggagatgtagggaaaaggagtcgctcggaggagcgggcatctgagattagcattcagaggaatgaccaacccttcgcgcaagaggcaccacgagaacagacaagcttggaagaatgtggagtgcacaaaggttaggatggctgagtttgagttatggctcaacgttgacaactatacttgatggtgctcaaggcaagcgaggcgcttggtaaaggatgagaccatgtaaggtggaatgagttgctcagcgatcgaaagagttgtgcaaagctcacagaggtgaggggaattgctaactcaaagaattcggtactcatgcatgggcttgtatgcggacgatggaatgttcgcggccatcccaaggcgaccaaaactcgacgccatggagcattaaaactttctcttcggcatgtgaag includes:
- the LOC135613244 gene encoding probable L-type lectin-domain containing receptor kinase S.5, which codes for MSTPLAMLSSNPVTWCFTVVLTVLCVMSKIYSLEFGYANFLKENYGDFIFTDGSSIGDGALQITPNSGNPTYQSGRILYKETFKLRRSNRSTLTSIDTTFVFNIRPLTRPGGEGLAFILTNNPALPSNSGGQWLGIVNDQTNNKIANHIIAVEFDTRKSYPQDLDDNHIGLDVNGIISKAQLSFGSTNINISSGSDIVVNLQFDAISNLVKVKASTFNETRFRLKELKDATANFDPNRELGKGGFGTVYRGCLKWQGFNKDVAVKRILSNSHGGDREFIADVTAISQLRHRNLVELMGWCHEDDELLLVYEFLNRGSLDNYLFGAGRATAEFPILNWERRYNILCGVASALDYLHHGSRNRVLHRDIKASNVMLDHQYTPRLGDFGLARVIERDGKSHHSTVALAGTRGYMAPECYFTGRASVETDVYPFGVFAMEVSCGRRPGGRIVPLMTSDIALVIAWRTELPQGMGVPRWSFSSASIERVGSSNDEVFV
- the LOC135612333 gene encoding uncharacterized protein LOC135612333; protein product: MGEAPRGPSIRELCHLPTGGEDEPYQMRVMGDLPRGEASDPLVARLEGLSRGSRVWAEGDFAAEFVRGGLHPDIARDLYTLPSEVLLGKFAKSAKSLLWGNHYAVALMDRVCDAGRIIAVLSGRNAELRKQVDEVRAGGAPEAFTAAEQRAADSDAEAARLRSELQASEERNMELQTHLKASVAEARSARGDSLELIRRLEEARAEAWGASEALDAEIRQRPEKDKRLIEDYKGSSGFQLGLVRTGRVSYEYGYRIALAHFKGRHPDLEVAEDPFDSLPEDMSVDMPDEVPFDDSPDAPEE